In Streptomyces sp. P3, one DNA window encodes the following:
- a CDS encoding SCO6880 family protein has product MTDLSVAPVTVKFPHRSRRGILLGLSLPQLILVSCTLALLLMTVVSTGLLGAVALAPLWAASGALVTIRRHGRSLIDWAPIVARYAHRRRTGQTLWLARPVTRPRQDGILHLPGTTASLKVVTPGDSANGAAAVHDPHQHTLTAIARVTSRAFALLDPATQNHNVSSWGRALAGIARTGHVATVQVLERTIPDSGDTLTRHWTHNGQPQTPVAGQIYSELVASAGPAAAPHETYLAISLDLKAARRLINQAGGGLPGAFTVMEQTTASIAQAARNAGLQVTGWLTAREIAAVIRTAYDPKALAALQQWSETGRAEADPAAAGPVVQLEEYDRLATDSARHATYWVENWPRTEMGAGFLHGIMFTAGVRRSLSLIYVPQGLESALRDVQRKKAAIIADANERARRGQVDSEEDSVEYADVKQRERQLIAGHADVALTGLVTVTAETDALLDAACAQIETHAVTSGVDLRRLNYQQPDAFALTALPLARTAL; this is encoded by the coding sequence TTGACTGATCTCTCCGTCGCCCCGGTCACGGTGAAGTTCCCGCACCGGTCCCGCCGCGGCATCCTCCTCGGCCTCTCCCTGCCCCAACTCATCCTCGTCTCCTGCACACTGGCGCTCCTGCTGATGACGGTGGTCTCCACCGGACTGCTCGGCGCCGTCGCCCTGGCCCCGCTGTGGGCGGCATCCGGTGCGCTCGTCACAATCCGCCGGCACGGCCGCTCCCTCATCGACTGGGCGCCGATCGTCGCCCGCTACGCACACCGCCGCCGTACCGGCCAGACCCTCTGGCTCGCCCGGCCCGTCACCCGGCCCCGGCAGGACGGCATCCTCCACCTGCCCGGCACCACCGCCTCCCTCAAGGTGGTCACCCCCGGCGACTCCGCCAACGGCGCCGCAGCCGTCCACGACCCGCACCAGCACACCCTGACCGCCATCGCCCGCGTCACCAGCCGCGCCTTCGCCCTCCTCGACCCCGCCACCCAGAACCACAACGTGAGCAGCTGGGGACGCGCGCTCGCGGGCATCGCCCGCACCGGGCACGTCGCCACTGTGCAGGTGCTGGAACGCACCATCCCCGACTCGGGCGACACCCTCACCCGCCACTGGACCCACAACGGACAGCCCCAGACTCCCGTCGCCGGACAGATCTACTCCGAGCTGGTCGCCTCGGCCGGCCCTGCCGCAGCCCCGCACGAGACCTACCTCGCCATCTCCCTCGACCTCAAGGCCGCCCGGCGCCTGATCAACCAGGCCGGCGGAGGGCTGCCCGGCGCGTTCACCGTCATGGAGCAGACCACCGCCTCCATCGCCCAGGCCGCGCGCAACGCCGGACTCCAAGTCACCGGATGGCTGACCGCGAGGGAGATCGCCGCCGTCATCCGCACCGCCTACGACCCCAAGGCGCTCGCCGCCCTCCAGCAGTGGTCCGAGACCGGCCGCGCCGAGGCCGATCCCGCAGCCGCCGGGCCCGTCGTCCAGCTCGAGGAGTACGACCGGCTCGCCACCGACAGCGCACGGCACGCGACGTACTGGGTGGAGAACTGGCCGAGGACGGAGATGGGGGCCGGGTTCCTGCACGGGATCATGTTCACGGCCGGCGTGCGGCGCAGCCTCTCCCTTATATACGTGCCGCAGGGACTCGAGTCCGCGCTGCGAGACGTCCAGCGGAAGAAGGCGGCGATAATCGCCGACGCCAACGAGAGGGCCCGCCGGGGGCAGGTCGACAGCGAGGAAGACTCCGTCGAGTACGCCGACGTCAAGCAGCGTGAGCGCCAACTCATCGCCGGACACGCCGACGTGGCCCTGACCGGACTGGTCACCGTCACCGCCGAGACCGACGCCCTCCTGGACGCCGCCTGCGCACAGATCGAGACCCACGCCGTCACCTCCGGCGTCGATCTGCGACGGCTCAACTACCAGCAGCCGGACGCCTTCGCCCTCACCGCGCTCCCGCTCGCCCGGACCGCCCTGTGA
- a CDS encoding ATP-binding protein: MGFCDFPLADKLCAVGDAVDFASDPGKAIGDWMAKSAGELAAAAADLAAEAVNTTTKVDLNASWFVDNYEMLLPLGLVLLVATFCAQLVRAAIRRDGQALAQAFTGTMSGVLFAFCAIAFTTVAVEVVDAVSDGLFKTAHLNIESAVRRIVKVNQIAGLSGMGWLVAVVAGLGAAVGAFLYWCVMMVRKVGILVMVTLAVFASAGGGWEVARRWRKGWIEATATLVVSKLLMTVIFVLGIAAMGKTEAKDGIAALADVMSGIVIMILVLLCPYAVFKFVHWAADGTDGESIHRAGGAGAQIAKAHAENAARKAAAAAATAGTGGAAAGAGAAPQGPDAAGGGGFPGDVAANPTGGGGGKEGSQDGGTGVSPGGDAVKSGLEKAVQPAPTSVSDDTSGQVGGSPGPGGPGANAASGQGSGWQSAPPTTTAPPQGAPPPSGSQNATSSGSASPSPPPTGL, encoded by the coding sequence GTGGGTTTCTGTGATTTCCCCCTGGCAGACAAGCTGTGCGCCGTCGGCGACGCAGTCGATTTCGCCTCGGACCCCGGCAAGGCCATCGGTGACTGGATGGCGAAGTCCGCCGGTGAACTGGCCGCCGCCGCAGCCGATCTGGCCGCCGAGGCCGTCAACACCACCACGAAGGTCGACCTCAACGCGTCGTGGTTCGTCGACAACTACGAGATGCTGCTGCCTCTGGGCCTGGTCCTGCTGGTCGCCACATTCTGCGCACAACTGGTCCGGGCCGCCATCCGACGCGACGGACAAGCCCTGGCACAAGCGTTCACCGGCACCATGAGCGGCGTCCTGTTCGCCTTCTGCGCCATCGCCTTCACCACGGTCGCCGTCGAAGTGGTCGATGCCGTCAGCGACGGCCTGTTCAAGACCGCCCACCTGAACATCGAGTCGGCCGTGCGACGCATCGTGAAGGTCAACCAGATCGCGGGCCTGTCCGGGATGGGCTGGCTCGTTGCGGTTGTCGCCGGCCTTGGTGCCGCCGTCGGTGCCTTCCTCTACTGGTGCGTGATGATGGTCCGCAAGGTCGGCATCCTCGTCATGGTCACGCTGGCTGTCTTCGCGTCCGCCGGCGGCGGGTGGGAGGTCGCGCGGCGCTGGCGCAAGGGCTGGATCGAGGCCACCGCCACCCTCGTCGTCTCCAAGCTCCTGATGACCGTGATCTTCGTCCTCGGTATCGCCGCCATGGGCAAAACCGAGGCCAAGGACGGCATCGCCGCTCTGGCCGACGTCATGTCCGGCATCGTGATCATGATCCTGGTGCTGCTGTGCCCCTACGCCGTCTTCAAGTTCGTGCACTGGGCGGCCGACGGGACCGACGGCGAGTCCATCCACCGTGCCGGTGGCGCCGGAGCGCAGATCGCCAAGGCGCATGCCGAGAACGCCGCCCGTAAGGCCGCCGCGGCTGCGGCCACTGCCGGAACCGGTGGCGCTGCAGCCGGAGCAGGCGCCGCACCGCAGGGGCCCGACGCCGCTGGCGGTGGCGGTTTCCCCGGCGACGTCGCCGCCAACCCGACCGGCGGCGGAGGGGGCAAGGAAGGTTCGCAGGACGGCGGTACGGGCGTCTCGCCCGGTGGCGACGCGGTCAAGTCCGGTCTGGAGAAAGCCGTCCAGCCCGCGCCGACGAGCGTGTCCGACGACACCAGCGGCCAAGTGGGCGGCAGCCCAGGGCCGGGCGGGCCCGGAGCGAACGCCGCCTCCGGCCAGGGCAGCGGATGGCAGTCCGCGCCGCCGACCACCACCGCGCCGCCGCAGGGCGCACCCCCGCCCTCCGGCTCACAGAACGCCACGTCCAGCGGGTCGGCCTCACCCTCTCCGCCGCCGACCGGCCTCTGA